CTCATGGTGCGGAGGCTCCTGATGAGTTGCCCGGCCCTCAGCGCATTGTCGGAGATCGCCTTCAAGGCCATCGCAAGCATCGGCGGCGCAGGATCAGGTGTCGAACGTTGGGCGACGCTGGCATAGTTGACGATGGCCGTCAGCGGCTGGTTGAGTTCGTGGCCGAGCGTCGAGGCCATCGTTCCCATGGCGCTCACCCGTGAAAGATGGATGAGTTCGCCGCGAAGCTCTTCAACATGCCGTTCGGAGCGAACGTGCTCGCTCACGTCATGGCCGGCGATCAGGATCGCTTCGACCGCGCCATCGGCGCCCTTGAAGGGTGCGCAGACCAGGTCGACGACATGCATCTCCTCGCCGCGTGGGTTGCGCAGCAGCAATTCCATCGCCCGGCCGATATAGGGCTCGCCGCTGCGGCAGACCTCCTCCAGGATCTCGACCACGCCCTGGTCGGCGAGCTCCGGCAGCGCCTCGAACAGGGTAAGGCCGATCACCGGCCGATGACCGATCAACCGCCGGTAGGCCGAGTTCGCCGCCACGAAGCTGAAGTCCGGAACTCGCATCTTGCCGACGAAGCCCGGCGCATCCTCGAACAGGCGTACGAGGCGCTCATGTTCCTTTTCGAGCCGTTCGGCGGCTCGGACCTTCTCCGTCGTGTCGGTGCAGATCGCGAGCACGCCGACCACCTGCGTGTCGCTTTCCCGCAGCGGCGTGAGCGACAAGGTGATGTACCGGGTCTCGCCGCCGCCGCCGAGCGCGCTCGGCACCGGGATATCTTCGACAAGGACGCCGCGGCCGCCGAGCGCCTCGCGATGATGAGGCGCGAT
The nucleotide sequence above comes from Sphingosinicella sp. BN140058. Encoded proteins:
- a CDS encoding PAS domain-containing protein, with translation MSSEARSLSEYRQLISRHSWSATGLGSQSSWPALLRGSVDIILDTMQPSFIAWGGDYSTVFNEAFSRRLDPGSWLGRPLPELWGEAWANIAPHHREALGGRGVLVEDIPVPSALGGGGETRYITLSLTPLRESDTQVVGVLAICTDTTEKVRAAERLEKEHERLVRLFEDAPGFVGKMRVPDFSFVAANSAYRRLIGHRPVIGLTLFEALPELADQGVVEILEEVCRSGEPYIGRAMELLLRNPRGEEMHVVDLVCAPFKGADGAVEAILIAGHDVSEHVRSERHVEELRGELIHLSRVSAMGTMASTLGHELNQPLTAIVNYASVAQRSTPDPAPPMLAMALKAISDNALRAGQLIRSLRTMSRKGARVQQSFSVDEAVNEALKLTRFSSRCPVVVDCAPGLQACGDRVQIEQVLINLIRNACEATAGVAAPRVEVKAVRANGVARITVIDNGSGISLDPVEKVFAPFMSTKPNGIGIGLPISRTIAEAHGGRLSAENNAGAGATFKLEIPCDCPGASASGAKAAAGAGAAARVDGATDQSLEA